Genomic DNA from Prunus persica cultivar Lovell chromosome G1, Prunus_persica_NCBIv2, whole genome shotgun sequence:
aaataaaatataacgAAATGAATATATAAGTAAGTGATTAGTCTAGTTCAGTTTAGGTCAAATGCTCAAAATTATGATCGAACCAAAATTATTACGATACGATTCGATTTGAAATCAATTGACCATTTTTATggtcaaaaacaaatcaaaccgATCATTATTAAGATCAAGTAATTTCATTCATTTCGGTTGGATTGACACCCACTCTAACTTTTATAAGTCATGAAAAGATATTGCataaaactttttattttttttgggggaactttttgttttgtttttacaaaaGAATTGTATAGTGAACCAAAAATAATAGACTTATGTTGGTATTGGGATTTTGTATAATTTGGCGGTAAGATATAGTTTTGTTAAAAatgtaaattatttgtaaacTAAATTACAGAGAAAATttcgataaaaaaaaatttattacagAGAAAATTATTGCCGCGAAAGggcaaaagaggaaaaagaaacccaTTGCGGCGACGCGAAACCCCGAAGTGCGAGCCCAGCCCCCACCTCAGCTGTGAACTGAAAACGCGCGATAAAACCCTAGTGAAACCCCTCCGATAATTACGTCACTGTCTTTCGTGACTCGGAGTTAACTCACCGACCGAGGCGACGCGCTGAAATGTACGGATCCGAATCCGGTACAGTCCCGGAGGATTTGGAACGAACCGCTTTCAGAAGAGCGGAGAAGAAGTACAAGCTGTATTACGAAGACACCTACAAATCatccaaaaagtaaaaacttgTTCTTCGTTTTCCCAACTATTTCACGATTTTCGCTTCCAATTTCTTCTGTTAACCAAACATGTAATTTGACCATCTCTCAGGAAACGGAAACCGAAACCCGTGGATTTATCAGAggtattggatttcaattcCATTCTAGAATCGTACTATCAAAACGTTGAGCTTCCACACGGTGTCGTTCCTCTTCGATGTGATTTCGATAGGCCCGTGTTCTCCTTAGAAAATCGCCCAGGTATCAACCTATTCTCATTGTAATTGAAATATATGAATTTGAATATCCTAGGGTTTTGAATTGGAATATTAGTTACTGttgttattgtttgttttctttgttgattGCAGAATATGTTAGTTTATacaaatatttcctttttttttttttttacacaacACAGGGTTTTATTTCATTCCTGGAGCACTGAGGGTGAAGGAACAATGCCAGTGGATAAAGGAGAGTTTAACCAGCTTCCCGCAGCCTCCTAACAGAACAAATCACAATGCATTTTACGGGCCTATAAATGACTTGTTTATTGCGGCGAATGAGAGGAAAGTTTTGGTTGCGGATGGGGGTTCAAATTCTGAATGTGATCCTTCTGTTAGCAATGGAGGTGTTCACGGTTGGAAGTTCTTTGAGGAACGTGAAGTGTCTTCGAAAGGGAGCACGTGCAAATCAGTTTCAGCTTCAGTTCTATTGCGGAAATTGCGTTGGAGCACCCTTGGCCTGCAATTTGACTGGTCCAAGGTTGTGCTGAGCTGAttcatttttccaattttgaaaGCATATTAAGCTGTTTCACTGAATAAAAATTGCATTGTCACTTAGATATTAACTGATTTGGGTGGGAAACAATTTAAGGTTGCTCCACTGACATTACATTGAATGTATTTTCTTGTGCATTTGAGTGTTTTCTTCAATAAACAGAAAATAGCATTTCCATGCATTAAAGTTACGTCACAACATGTGTCTAACTAATGTCATGTTCACGATGTAGCGAAACTATGATGTCTCTCTCCCGCATAAGAAGATCCCTGATACACTCTGCCAACTGGCTAAAAGACTGGCAACACCTGCAATGCCTCTGGGTGAAGAATTCCAGCCTGAAGGTGCAATAGTGAACTACTTTGGCCCAGGTATTACTAAGAAAAAATTGCTTATATTAGCGGATTTTTAACCATCGgtatatttgtttttccttttttggtttgaaagtgtATACAAGTTAGAATTTACGTTTGTTCTGTGTTCTGTTCATTTGTTTAGGTGATATGCTTGGGGGCCACCTTGATGACATGGAAGCTGATTGGAGTAAGCCTATTGTAAGCATGAGGTATCTTGCCATgccatttcattttatttttttttaattctggttgtttgtcAAGAAAGAAGAACAGAAATTTGAGAGTATACATCTCCTTAGGAGCTGAAATATCTTTCACTTACCTCAGTTTAGGCTGCAAAGCAATATTCCTTTTGGGAGGAAAGCATAGGGAGGATCCTCCAATAGCAATGTTCCTTCGAAGCGGTGATGTTGTACTTATGGCTGGTGAAGCAAGGGAATGCTTTCATGGTAAGTGCAAATCTTCAGCTATCTTCCTTTTACTTGGTTTTGAGTGCCGAAGATAATAAATCGGTACTTAGTGGCTAATATCTATGTTTTTGTGAAATGGTAAGACCAATCTACAAGTGAGAAAAGTGATGCTGGCAATTTTAGTTTGGTTTCTAATTTTTGCTTTGGCATACATATATCTGTTGCTTGGGCTGCCTTTATGTCAAACTAACAGTGTTACTTTGCGCCTCAACTTAAGTAACTCTACTCAGCCTTAATCCTGTGTGCTTTCTTGTGATAAATAGAGCAGTTGACTATCCCATTTGCCAGAAACATGTTGTAACTGCATCCTAGAGTCTTGTTTGAACAGCCTCATAAATAGATCAGCTTTGCTTTCTTGAATTGCAGGTGTGCCTCGGATATTCACAGATggagaaaatgatgaaatCGTGACTCTTGAGAGGCAGTTCTCACACGAGGATGATTTTAGTGCTTTAGAATACATCCGAAGTTCAAGAATCAACATCAACATCAGACAAGTTTATTGAGATTGATATTCTTTTTCATCGaaattttggattcaatcgAAAGGATTTTTGGCAATAAAGAGTTGTTAGAGAATTGCTACACAagttaccccaaaaaaaaaaaaagagaattgcTACACAAGGACATGTGGGAGAGCTATGTAGTAACTACAATGGTGCGGCACCCATGAATGTGCGGCTTGTTACAAGTTGGATGcagcaacaaaaaacaaaaaacaataaaccataagaaaagaaatatgaaTGCAAGTAGCATTGATTGTCCTAGAAGAACAGGGCAATGCAATTATGCAAGTAGCATTGGTTAGATAGCCTGTGATTTTGTTTGAGGGATTGAATCTATCCAGTGCCAATAGATTTTCTTGATAGTCTGATTTAACTGGGgatgatatttttgtaaaattcaTAGCTGATGCCCCTGCGGTGCAACTTTGTAGTTTTCTCGCAAATCAATTTTGTAGTCTGTTTCCAGgccaaaggaaaaaattgtacTTTTGTTTTAGGGTATGAGTAGTTAAATGGATGCTTTGGCGGCGGTTAATTATCTATTAAATAGCAAAATGTATTTAAATTTACATCATTCTCCCTTTGCCCCTAAACAGAGTTCCAGGACTTTAGTATCAACCGTAGAGAGGAGCGAGAGCCATGGCAGGCAGAGGAAAGTTCGACCccgaaaaaaaaagcagagaaaaaaaactatttgtgTTGAGAGTGGGATTTGAACCCACGCCCTTTCGGACCAGAACCTTAATCTGGCGCCTTAGACCAACTCGGCCATCTCAACTTGTTGTTAAGTTTCACAattgttttataaataattctaATCGGTCGCGAAAATACACTGGGCAAATGCACGAACCTTACCATTTTGTCTGGCTATTAGTAGTTGGACCAGAGATTGTTGAGAACTGCGGTGGTGGTTTCCAATAGAATACTGACAAGCGAGAGCACTTGGGCGGCGCCGCAAATTTGTCTTTGCTAGGAGATCAGTCGGTACTCGGTAGACTCGGTACTGAaagattaatatataaaaacagttGACTTTGACCGCTTCAGAGAGAGTTttcaacaacttcaaaattATATACCAACGAGGTTTATTCCAAATTAGAAAATTTGTATCTTGGCTTAACTTATAGCTGTATGATTTTCACTCCACTAAACTTGTGTCTTTCTTCTAACATCAAACTCAACCTAATACCAACTTCAAAAACTAGGTATAAAACTTGAAAGACGTAGTTTATTTACATTAATATTAATCAAGTTAGTGAAAGTAGTTTGAAACTTTAAAACACGAGTCACGTCTTGTTAATACATTGAATTATGTTCTGCCTTTAATATTCgtgatttttaaatttgtctGCTCTTTTAAAAAAGATCATTTGCATAAATAGTTCAtttcttaaaatatttttttttataaatttaccGTATGAAATTCGTCAGTCCGATTCAGCAAACTTAACATGTATAAAAGTGAGACTTGTGTCAAATATTTgtcaataaaatttttaaaaaaaataaattaaagagaaTATTCTTTGTGCGTTATCCACTTCAAAGATATTTTTACCGTGATCGATCGAAATTCAAAAACCATTTGGCATCACCCACAAGTCAGAAACATGCTACATGTGACAAGAAATCAAATAGTAACAAGCAAGTGTAGAAGTAGCGTAGAagcaagaaaaatcaaaataaaaaaccaacacgTCCGCAAAATTCCAAAATCCCCAAAGCCCTTTAAAAATCCACCCCAACACACACTCGCGTCTACGTGTTCAACTTCAAGCCCACAACCATTTATATTTCTCAGAAATTCACAATAAAAcccaccaacaaaaaaaattaaaaaatctcCCTTCTCTCTACGCCTTTCGCTTCTTTTCTTccctctctctgctctctcctCGCTCCTTATCAACAATGGGTGGTCCGATTGTGTTGACCCAGCTGGCTACGGGTCTCGGCGTATTGGCCGGGGCAGTCCTCGTCAAATCGGTCATGGACCAGAAGCCCATGGCCGGCCCGTTTCCCAGGTGCCCCAGTTGCAATGGCACGGGTCGGGTCTCCTGCTTCTGCTCGCGCTGGTCCGATGGCGATGTCGGGTGCCGGAGCTGTGCCGGGTCGGGTCGCACGTTCTGCAGAAGCTGTGGCGGTTCTGGTACTGGTCGACCCCTTCCGGTTCAAATCTCCGTACGGCCTCCCACCCCACCCTCGTAGTCGGTGGTTCCGGTTTTGCTTGTTATTAGAAAGTTATAGCGTTTCTCTCCTTCCTCTCAATTCTTTTctccaaaaaaatgaaaaattgaaaaaattacaTCCTGTATTATAGTAAGCTGCTGATACTttgagagaaggagagagaggaggtgaGAGAGAGTTCATCATTAGGCTGTAATGAGGTGACTTTCCTAAGATCCTGATGAAAtggaatatattttttataactaaatttgTCTGCTTATTGACAAATTTCTTACttttaattgtaatttgtttgTAAATTCTGTTGGGTTGATAATATTTCTTAGTTTATTAAGTGTAtgattagtagttgcttcaaTCTTTGCTTGTTGCCGCCAAGTAGtttgtgttgattttttttttttttttttaataccagAAATTTGCTTGTTGCTCAATTTAAATTAGACCATGATGTTTTTTTGGCTCAAGCAGCGAACCTTTGTACAAAGCAAATACTTAGAAACTGAATCGCCAACCGGTATAGTCCGGTGAAAAAACATCTTAACTTACACACCGTTAAAAAATCATCTTGATTTGCACACCGTTAAACCATCCGTTTAATTAATCCTTGAATCTGCTGttgaagttttaaaattttatgttcaAACAGTTCGTCTCTTTCATTTGGAATTCATGTTACTTATTAAAGTTTAGTCTATAAAATTGTAAATGGCAATGGGTAAGTAGTTTACCCTTTTTCATTGTCTTGCAATCCAACTAATATCTACTTGGCTTCCATTAACTTAAGCCTCATAAAAGCTGATTGCTTTAACATGCAAATGATAaggtagttttttttttgagttatgCTAGGGAAATCAACTTTAGATATCAACTTGTGTACcatctctctaatagaggtggagcccaccaatacaatgggtctcacactctattagagagatgGTACACAAGTTGATATCTAAAGTTGATCTCCCTAGcattgtccttttttttttcctctgttttGTCCTTTCGTTTTCAACATGGAGAATGATAAATTATATTCTGAATGATGTTTGAATATAATATGCAATATCATatgattaaattatattttggagCTTAGTCTTGTGCATGTCAGCTGGAATCCAAGTGGATGATCAAGTGACCTTAAAACTCTCATATAAAAGAGCAAGAGATTTGGTCAAaacattagaaaaaaaatgaaagcttagtTTGATAAGAACACCATTTTATAAAGTAAGATTGCTCTCTGTTTTTACGCAAGCGATGATTTGGGCCTTTTgatgtttattcatttttcatgttttaaaatttgatttttgtgtgTTAGTATAGAAAAACTTATATAAAACTTATATAatactattttgttattcttgATCAATCATAATTTTTTACGTGAGATAGTAAAATAGTGTTATCCCAACTTCATGTAAAGTGTTTCCCGTGTCAATGATCATGAAATTGTACATTGACATGCTCTGCAGCTCCATGTTAATCATTGGAGATTTTCTATcacaataatataatatgGATGCGTCACCAGCTGATTTGATACATATGGAATCAAAGTCCAGAGAGATTTTTGTACACACAGAAGATCATTCTGTGAAAAAGTAAAACACATCGAGACTCTGATATTACAAGTTTTAGTCCTACAAATTTTCCTTGGAAGAACACATATCTCTAAGACGGATTAATAAAAGAGTATGTGATCACCAATGTTGCCCCTTCTCCCACACTCAAATCCCAATTAGAAATCCCTCACTTTCCTCTCACTTGGGAGTAAAAGCCTGTTGCAAACACAACCAAAACAATCAAATGTTAGCCTCTAATTAAGCACCTGTAAATAGGTTTAACTCTAATTGAGTTGTACTAATTGCACTTACAGCAAAGATGGTGGCATGGCCCGGATCAGCAAGGTGAGCAAAGAGGTTGTCAATTGGGCCAGTGCCAGTGTAAATGTGTTGGAACCAAGCCCCCATCACAGCCAACATAGCCAGTCTCCCATTCTTAATCTCCTTTGTCCTCAGCTCCTTGACCTTTTCAGGTGAACCACTTCCCCATCCAAGTGGGTCAAACCAAAGCCCGCCTGGGTACCCAACATCTGTCCCGGTGAGCTTGTTGTTGGGGAAGATCGGGTCGGTGTTAACAGACCCAGGCTTGAGGATGTCGGCCCATCTCCTGCCCTCGGCCCACCCAATCAAAACCAGCTCAACAACAAACAGAGTGGTGGTGTCTGTGAAGTACTCTTGTTCTCCAGCTGTGTACCATGAAGGGGTGTTTAGAATGCCAATTTTGGTCAAGAATTCTGGGATGAAGATGCCAGCTGCACCTAACATAGCCCATCTGCAGTGTACAAGTTCTGCTTGCTGGTTCCATCTCAAGCTGTCAGGGTCAGATGCTGTTGCAATAGAACAAAGATTAGTCACAATTGAAGATTATGTGTTCATAAggtttattattaatatttgatGTTGACTTACAAAGACCAAGGGGATCAAAGCCAAAGTCTCCTGGGAGGCTGCATTATCATAGTATAAACACTTGATCAGAAACTAGCAAAGCAAGGGATATAAATTACAGGGAGAAGAGTATATATGGAGTAACAAACGCATACTTATGTTGTGCGATTGTGAATCTAGACCACATATTTAGACAAATGTCAACCTGACTGACAATTTAATAAGAGAACATAATATTACTAAATATTTCGAACCGACCTTCCATCGAGCCATGGAGGAGGGGTGCTGCCTGGGAACCACAAGGGTCTATCAGGGTCAGCTGCAGCAGCACGTACTGTGAAAGATGTTGATGATCCAGAGGACGCTGTCAAGTTCCTCACTCTGAGCTTCCTCCCACCAAAGAAAGAAGCCTTTGTTGCTGCCAAAGTAGACCCAGCCTTCTGGGAGCTGCAGTATGATTTATGTCTTTCTTGTATTAATTAAACATGCAACTAAAACAGTCCAAATTcaactaaaccctaaattatattattaaagTTTGCACGTAGCAGAACTTGCCTGGGAGAAGATATGGCAACGGCTGCAAtggcagaagaagaagcccaAGCGGAAGCCATTTGGAGATTGAGGCTTGTAACCAAatttgctttgtttgtttgatcAGTGAAATTGTATGTGGCAATGGCCTAGAGATGTGAATGTGTTGCTAATGTAAGAATTGAAGGGGCTTATCTTAAAGGATAGGAGAGAGGTATCCGATTGGCTTTTGGGCTGCCATGTGGCAAGTAGAATCTGATACGGGGCCCCAGTGAACCCTTCTCGTCCAGTTGTTGAGCTTACCTGGAATAATCACAGACTGGTGGTTCTCATTACAAGTCAGAATGACCAATATATCTAACAACTGATTGCAACCAATGAGGCCTTGGTATAAGGGGACCCTATAGATTTCTGATATACTCATACAAGGTAAGGATTTTTTATCCAATGtaatatgtgtttatataaatGTAACACATAAACACAATATTATTAACACAAAATGTACGAGAACAGCATCTTctttaagtttcatattattCTCACCCAAACCTAAAAGCCTAAATATGGTCTTAATCATACACTTTTCTATTGATTCTTTTAATCAAAGTTCCGTATAGATGTCACATTATTAACTTTTAGAACTCATTTGGTAACCGTATTGGACCGTACTAGACCACGTTTAGTTTAGTTGTCTTAAAACGAATTCACTTGTATTGTAATGTACAGAGTTTGTAACCCTTTTTAGTAGATTTACATTTTTGGAGTTTAGAATTTGAAGTATGGAGtttaagatttgaatttgaacattTTTTTCACATAGGACATGTCATGGTTACTTACATTACGTATAGGCCTTaacgaaaaagaagaaaaggaacatGATATTGCTGTGTGGGCTTGTTTAAGAAAACATAACTTCCGAGATGGATTTCAGACCTTCCATCACAAGAAGCCCAGCTGAGATTCATTGGGTCAGGAGGACCAAGTGTTCAACCAAGCatacaaaatcaaacaaaggGATGGTAGGACCTGAAGTTCCAAGTAGCTTTAAAATGGAATTCAAGAATAATGCAAAGAGCTGAGCCCAAGCAAAAAGGCTAAAAGCCGCTTTAAAATGAATCACTTTTATTCCGTGTCCTTTTGGCACTTTGGGGAAAGAGTGTTTGTTACTCAAGTAATGAACACAAACCAActgtaaaaaatcattagggaagaaagggaaagaaCCCAAATGATCCAACTGCAGCTAGATCAAACCCAAAACATTCAATAATTTCAGTGGAGAAGTCAAATTATGTGGATTAAAGCACAAAAGTTTTGACTTTTGACAGCATATGGCAACTCACACCCAGATATGCAATGGAAGAGTAAATCTGTAAATGGCTTCTCCACCCACAATGATGAAAACTTTTCAATCATGCAAGGATAAAAggtaaataaaaaccatgtaTCAATCAAGGTTTACTGAGACATAATTATCCAAAAATTCACCCCATCAGATAAAGCAACCGACCAGGAAATCTGGTTTGGTAGAAAATAAGCCTTTTAAGGAAGCAAATGGTGGTTAGCAGATTTGGGTTAACGTAATTAGTGATTGTTTTGAGGTCTGCCAACAACATCAAAGCATGtttgatataaaaaaggaTTTATCGTCCAATCCAGTTTAAGAGCTTAAGCCAAATCTTTATGTTCTCCTTCACTTTGGATTCCTTCTCTATGATTTTTCCATGCAACCATGTGCTGGCTATTACCAATGCAATTATGTCTCTCAAGAAATTATAGCATATAAAAACGGTGTCGTAATTATGTCCCGTAGAATAATTATATAACATTACAAAACCACAAATAATTATAAACTTTGATTGGCATACAattctacatatatatatatatatatatatctctctcctctctcatccttttttttcaaattgctTGTTAATTGCGGGGTCAACAAGCGAAGACGCAGTCCTATGAATCATTGTATTTGGTTGACGAGTGTGAATtagaaagtaaataataaaaagaaaccgAGTCCCAGAGAGAGTTATTGTTctgaaagtactaaaatgaTGCACCTGCGAAAAGCTAATTATATTATTGTGTCggattttatttctgaatTGGACCCAAATAATATCATGCTGCTTCACAATTTATGTTCACACCAGTCATCATGCAGTCACATGCATTTGCTATCGGTGATGAATTTTGTTTCAAGGATTGTGATTAATGGTGGGGGCAAATCCTATGCCAATAATGACCCTGTTTTGTAGCTGGATAGTACATTGCAAGGTAGTATAATTCATGGCGGTAAACTGGTAATCACTACATAATTGTGTTTTGGCAGATCAAAAACCTACTCTGGAGTCACCTTTTCCCCTAGCCGAAACACAAAATGGAAAAGTTAAAGGAGAAAATCTTGCGTGTAAccgattatatatatgtaaccAAGAAGTCTATTCTTGTGAACCAAATGCATATACTTTGTTTACTTTAAAAACTTGTAAGAGCCTGAAATTTTATGGTTGACCCCATCATCACatatctttttatatatattaattagttttaaGCCATAGATTTATTTAGTAACCTTGACACCATTCTAATTATATAATTGATTGAAAATTATACTATACAATCGAAATTGACTTAGAATTGGTTTGTAAGTGCAATAGTTTCCACCTTCTCCTAAGTGCAAGCAAACGATACAAAGAAGGGAGATGATATGATTGATGTGGCACCATCACATTTATTACCCaattgtttgttttccaagtacTACCATTTAGGGTTCATGTCAAGTAGGTAGTTCATTTTAGCCCTAGCTACGTACCCTCCCATAAACCTACAAACTACAAGGACTAAGAGAGAAGTGTGACTTGTCAATCGGGTCGATGAatcgaaaagaaaatatgcGGAGGATGAACGAAAGGACTATTTGGTAAGGTCATAATCTTTGATTATTGCAACATGGTGATGTTTACTTAAGTTAAGATTAGATGCCGACCAAACATCAGGGTTTTGTATGCTTTATCTGTAATGATGCAACCATTGCTTCTTGTACCACCTAATCTCCCCCTCTTTCTATCTCCATTTGGATGAGAACAACATACGACCCCTTGTCGGCTCTTTGGACGGCTGGTTACTTTCATCATGTTACATGTATGTTGTTCCCATTAGTCAAGAGTCAACCTTATAttatatcaaattaaaaaccattagCGGGTAATAATACAGATTAATTATTGCCGATAGCGAATCGGCATGAGTTTTATCTGTAAGTCaattatagaaaaattgaAGCCAACAAATTGGTTAGATAAAATGGAGCTCTCAAGCATGACGAACAACCTGAAATCCGTGAAGATGCATGCATATGTTAAGAGCCAAAGGGAAGCTATATAGCGGCATTATCGTGTTGGCTTAACACAATTTTcttctgaattttttatatgggATTTGTGTATTTTAGGTGCATGCCATATGTTTGGGCTTGGAAGTTGGACGTTTAACTATTTTCTATTCATTCTTTAACTTTGCTTTCGAGTTTGGATATGAAAGTCTgcgtttttaatttatttttttttgtgtgaaatgACGTGGGGTTTTATGCTACTACATAAACAAAGTCAGAAAGAGACgtgcatatatatttttatcgAGTCACAATTTGGAAGGAATGTTACATGCTAATTAATTCACTTCTAGAAGCTGTTACATCAAAATCACAACAACCCTAGCTAAATCCTCCAAGAAGTTAACATATATTTGATATGTCCCAAACGTTCTAGTTTGTGGGGGGAAATAGAGAAAGGGTGGAAGCATGAATTGGATTGGAGAACAGATATTGGTGCAATCCCATTCATTCCTCAGCTGCTATAGAATGGTAATTTTTATAATGACCAACTTTTCGGTACGATCGAttgaacaacaacaacaacaacaacaacaacaacaataaaaggTTTTGAGAAATTGCTGTGCATATGATAACTTCTTTCTAATTatgtgtttttc
This window encodes:
- the LOC18789896 gene encoding alpha-ketoglutarate-dependent dioxygenase alkB translates to MYGSESGTVPEDLERTAFRRAEKKYKLYYEDTYKSSKKKRKPKPVDLSEVLDFNSILESYYQNVELPHGVVPLRCDFDRPVFSLENRPGFYFIPGALRVKEQCQWIKESLTSFPQPPNRTNHNAFYGPINDLFIAANERKVLVADGGSNSECDPSVSNGGVHGWKFFEEREVSSKGSTCKSVSASVLLRKLRWSTLGLQFDWSKRNYDVSLPHKKIPDTLCQLAKRLATPAMPLGEEFQPEGAIVNYFGPGDMLGGHLDDMEADWSKPIVSMSLGCKAIFLLGGKHREDPPIAMFLRSGDVVLMAGEARECFHGVPRIFTDGENDEIVTLERQFSHEDDFSALEYIRSSRININIRQVY
- the LOC18792445 gene encoding chlorophyll a-b binding protein, chloroplastic, with amino-acid sequence MASAWASSSAIAAVAISSPSSQKAGSTLAATKASFFGGRKLRVRNLTASSGSSTSFTVRAAAADPDRPLWFPGSTPPPWLDGSLPGDFGFDPLGLSSDPDSLRWNQQAELVHCRWAMLGAAGIFIPEFLTKIGILNTPSWYTAGEQEYFTDTTTLFVVELVLIGWAEGRRWADILKPGSVNTDPIFPNNKLTGTDVGYPGGLWFDPLGWGSGSPEKVKELRTKEIKNGRLAMLAVMGAWFQHIYTGTGPIDNLFAHLADPGHATIFAAFTPK
- the LOC18788667 gene encoding uncharacterized protein LOC18788667, with protein sequence MGGPIVLTQLATGLGVLAGAVLVKSVMDQKPMAGPFPRCPSCNGTGRVSCFCSRWSDGDVGCRSCAGSGRTFCRSCGGSGTGRPLPVQISVRPPTPPS